The following proteins are encoded in a genomic region of Selenomonadales bacterium 4137-cl:
- a CDS encoding TRAP transporter small permease, giving the protein MQTIKRLLTVMDRTLEGFAVTCLLAMILIVTMQVFTRKLFNFVFFWSEEITLLLLAWFSYMGIAIGFREKLHMNMDMIENYVSKRVIYIMDRIIDLATFTFGLYLIIAGWDFTVLMNESTLPATKLPNSLLYVVMPLTGLMTCAYSALQFFGMDTRRYTDVEEEIKQHDA; this is encoded by the coding sequence GTGCAAACGATCAAACGGCTGCTTACCGTGATGGACCGGACGCTGGAAGGCTTCGCCGTCACCTGTCTGCTGGCGATGATTCTCATCGTGACGATGCAGGTATTTACCCGTAAACTGTTCAACTTCGTCTTCTTCTGGTCGGAGGAAATCACCCTGCTCCTGCTGGCCTGGTTTTCCTACATGGGGATTGCCATCGGTTTTCGCGAAAAGCTGCACATGAACATGGACATGATCGAGAACTACGTTTCCAAGCGTGTCATCTATATTATGGACAGGATCATCGATTTGGCGACTTTTACCTTCGGCCTTTATCTGATTATCGCCGGCTGGGACTTTACCGTGCTTATGAACGAGTCCACGCTGCCGGCCACCAAGTTGCCAAACAGCCTGCTGTACGTGGTCATGCCGCTTACCGGTCTGATGACCTGTGCTTATTCCGCACTGCAGTTCTTCGGCATGGACACCCGCCGCTACACCGATGTGGAGGAGGAAATAAAGCAACATGATGCCTGA
- a CDS encoding rhodanese-like domain-containing protein, which translates to MFNNRFLTNRFLSVVTLLVLIAFVVAGCGAQQAKAPEKPASAPAAFDAVQVTKDTAWDAYRKVVADVQGKTFPVDAAKAKELVTGNESKYLIIDMRSPEDYAKGHVKGAVNLTIVKLAENLDKLPADKTLLLYCYSGQNTGTAMVPLKAYGYKALSISKGFPMVEKAGFAMDTAATAFTPAAAKPAADPKQAAALAGIKDNYMTIARQMAAKTLVVKGADVKKLVDSAPDKYVYIDLRSADDFAKAHVKGAVSAPLATLQDKAKTFPRDKTLVLYCYSGQTAAMATAPLKAEGFKLISISAGFPQAEAGGLPIEKK; encoded by the coding sequence GTGTTCAACAATCGCTTCCTGACCAACCGGTTCCTGTCTGTCGTAACCCTGCTGGTCCTGATCGCCTTCGTGGTCGCAGGCTGCGGAGCGCAGCAGGCCAAGGCGCCGGAGAAACCGGCCTCGGCGCCGGCGGCCTTCGACGCCGTCCAGGTGACCAAAGACACCGCCTGGGACGCCTACAGGAAGGTCGTAGCCGACGTCCAGGGCAAAACCTTCCCCGTCGACGCCGCCAAGGCCAAGGAACTCGTAACAGGCAACGAAAGCAAGTACCTGATCATCGACATGCGCTCTCCCGAAGACTACGCCAAGGGCCATGTCAAAGGGGCGGTCAACCTGACCATCGTCAAGCTGGCCGAGAACCTCGACAAGCTCCCGGCCGACAAGACCCTGCTGCTGTACTGCTATTCCGGGCAGAACACCGGCACGGCGATGGTCCCTCTGAAGGCATACGGTTATAAGGCACTGTCGATTTCCAAGGGCTTCCCGATGGTGGAAAAGGCGGGCTTCGCGATGGACACCGCCGCGACCGCCTTCACTCCGGCAGCCGCCAAGCCGGCAGCCGATCCCAAGCAAGCCGCCGCGCTGGCCGGTATCAAGGACAACTATATGACGATCGCCAGGCAGATGGCCGCCAAGACCCTTGTTGTCAAGGGGGCAGATGTTAAGAAGCTCGTCGACAGCGCGCCCGACAAGTATGTTTATATCGACCTCCGCTCGGCCGACGATTTCGCCAAGGCCCACGTGAAGGGCGCTGTCAGCGCTCCGTTGGCGACCCTGCAGGACAAGGCCAAGACCTTCCCCAGGGATAAGACGCTTGTGCTGTACTGCTACAGCGGCCAGACAGCCGCCATGGCCACCGCTCCCCTGAAAGCGGAAGGGTTCAAGCTCATTTCCATCAGCGCCGGGTTCCCGCAGGCCGAGGCCGGCGGGCTGCCGATCGAAAAGAAATAA
- the nrfD gene encoding polysulfide reductase NrfD translates to MPKFERWMALPGLLVLAGLAGAGYKLVYGEHALGTTAAVPWGSLIAGYVFFAAAATGVGLVGAAGHYSGRPALAALERPSLFLALSLLLAGFGLIGIELGNPLHMIYIVFSPNLHSGIWWMGLLYSIYMALLVVECYFSQTDPANKNLKFVSALAVVNKVAAVCNLGAIFALVATRPFWHGFYFPLYILLTAILSGAAALAAVMWLSARRRGREADGGVMAALGRIMLAAAAVTLLANAGKVFHGLASGDPALREATAALVNGPLALRFWVLEIGLGLLVPLALLVKPGGGERVFRAAVMVLIGVFFMRLDFVMAGQMVPQVVVAGVQHTLMHAYAPTWTEWALIGGAAGAATLLFAFSEARFDLGAGKTVARGQSLRADASA, encoded by the coding sequence ATGCCGAAATTCGAGCGCTGGATGGCGCTGCCCGGTTTGCTGGTGCTGGCCGGGCTGGCGGGAGCCGGCTATAAGCTCGTTTACGGCGAGCACGCGCTGGGTACGACGGCCGCCGTGCCCTGGGGCAGTCTGATCGCCGGCTACGTGTTTTTCGCCGCCGCCGCGACCGGCGTCGGCCTGGTCGGCGCAGCCGGGCATTACAGCGGCCGGCCGGCGCTGGCGGCCCTGGAAAGGCCCAGTCTGTTCCTGGCCCTGTCGCTGCTGCTGGCCGGCTTCGGCCTGATCGGCATCGAGCTGGGCAATCCCCTGCATATGATTTACATAGTTTTTTCGCCCAACCTCCATTCAGGCATCTGGTGGATGGGATTGCTGTACAGCATCTACATGGCCCTGCTGGTGGTGGAGTGCTATTTCAGCCAGACGGACCCCGCCAACAAGAACCTGAAGTTCGTATCCGCCCTGGCGGTCGTCAACAAGGTCGCGGCCGTCTGCAACCTGGGGGCGATTTTCGCCCTGGTCGCCACCCGGCCGTTCTGGCACGGTTTCTATTTCCCGCTGTACATTCTGCTGACAGCGATCCTGTCGGGCGCGGCCGCGCTGGCGGCGGTCATGTGGCTGAGCGCCAGGCGCCGGGGACGGGAGGCGGACGGCGGGGTGATGGCGGCCCTGGGCAGGATAATGCTGGCGGCGGCGGCGGTTACGCTGCTGGCGAACGCCGGCAAGGTGTTCCACGGCCTGGCGAGCGGCGATCCCGCCCTGCGGGAGGCCACGGCGGCGCTGGTGAACGGCCCGCTGGCGCTGCGTTTCTGGGTGTTGGAGATCGGCCTCGGGCTGCTGGTGCCGCTGGCGCTGTTGGTGAAGCCCGGCGGCGGGGAGCGCGTTTTCAGGGCGGCGGTCATGGTCCTGATCGGCGTGTTTTTCATGCGCCTCGATTTCGTTATGGCCGGGCAGATGGTGCCCCAGGTGGTGGTGGCAGGCGTCCAGCATACCCTGATGCACGCCTACGCGCCGACCTGGACGGAGTGGGCCTTGATCGGCGGGGCGGCGGGCGCGGCGACGCTGCTGTTCGCCTTCAGCGAAGCGCGTTTCGATCTCGGCGCCGGCAAGACCGTAGCGCGCGGCCAGAGCTTACGGGCGGATGCGTCCGCTTAG
- a CDS encoding ROK family transcriptional regulator, with protein sequence MQNFAVNSKWIKKLNRMNVLNILKRQGSVSRQELAVITGLTGPAITGIVKELLAMGFVKETGLGRSQGGRKPMQLEINPEAGYVFGVEVTRHEVSMGMANLTDDPVLLQRRAVDMSAPRPGIDNFIKMITSAARMVERKGQLLALGVAFPGLLDAATGTVKRSVNLGPDWNGYPIQTALEERLGIKVFVENNSNAAALAERWFGDCADCRDLVYVNWGEGVSAGVLTDERILQGHRGFAGEIGHIVIQEGGALCNCGNRGCLETLCGIPALERRVASELPFIPADDPVRKLAAAGRVSIEDFIDCAAAEGSYCADLMRQVARYVGYAVADVVNILNPEVVFLGGRMARAAALCRDVIEETVRSHAFPEVAAATELRISSLDGRAGFAGACALALRETMESAESDLLKRAGRMD encoded by the coding sequence TTGCAGAATTTTGCGGTTAACAGTAAGTGGATTAAGAAACTTAACAGGATGAATGTCCTTAACATCCTAAAACGCCAAGGCTCGGTATCGCGCCAGGAACTGGCCGTCATAACCGGTCTTACGGGACCGGCGATCACCGGCATCGTCAAGGAGCTTCTCGCGATGGGGTTCGTCAAGGAGACGGGGCTCGGCCGTTCCCAGGGAGGGCGTAAGCCGATGCAGTTGGAGATCAATCCCGAGGCTGGCTATGTTTTTGGCGTCGAGGTGACTCGCCACGAGGTTTCGATGGGCATGGCCAACCTTACCGACGACCCCGTGCTGCTGCAGCGGCGGGCTGTCGATATGTCGGCGCCGCGCCCGGGGATCGACAATTTTATCAAGATGATCACTTCGGCCGCCCGCATGGTGGAGCGGAAAGGGCAGCTGCTGGCGCTGGGGGTGGCCTTTCCCGGCCTCCTGGACGCTGCTACGGGTACGGTCAAGCGCTCGGTCAATCTCGGCCCCGACTGGAACGGCTACCCGATTCAGACGGCGCTGGAAGAGCGGCTGGGGATAAAGGTATTCGTCGAGAACAACTCCAACGCGGCCGCTTTGGCGGAAAGGTGGTTCGGCGACTGCGCCGACTGCCGCGATCTGGTGTACGTCAACTGGGGCGAGGGCGTCAGCGCCGGCGTCCTGACGGACGAGCGCATTCTCCAGGGCCACCGCGGTTTTGCCGGGGAGATCGGCCATATCGTCATCCAGGAGGGCGGCGCGCTCTGCAACTGCGGCAATCGCGGCTGCCTGGAGACGCTGTGCGGCATCCCCGCGCTGGAACGCAGGGTGGCGAGCGAGTTGCCGTTCATCCCCGCCGATGACCCAGTGCGCAAGCTGGCCGCCGCCGGGCGGGTGTCGATCGAGGATTTCATCGACTGCGCGGCGGCCGAAGGCTCGTACTGCGCCGATCTGATGCGCCAGGTGGCGAGGTATGTGGGCTATGCGGTGGCCGATGTCGTCAATATCCTCAATCCCGAGGTGGTTTTCCTCGGTGGCCGGATGGCCCGCGCGGCCGCCCTCTGCCGGGATGTGATCGAGGAGACGGTGCGTTCCCACGCTTTTCCCGAGGTAGCGGCGGCGACCGAGCTGAGGATTTCGTCGCTTGACGGGCGGGCCGGGTTCGCCGGGGCCTGCGCGCTGGCCCTCAGGGAAACGATGGAGTCTGCGGAGTCAGATTTGTTGAAGAGGGCAGGGAGAATGGATTAA
- a CDS encoding TRAP transporter large permease — protein MMPDQTTAIWILCLSFAVLLILRFPVALTLVASSILTLWYLDIPLVVVGQQMIQGITIYSLLAIPFFILTGQILGEGGLANRIVNLANLFVGRIRGGLALVNSVACMFFGNLSGSAVADASAIGSVMIPLMKKKGYAADYCVGVTISSAIQGVVVPPSHNLVLYAIAAGGVSISGLFLAGIVPGIILLSSLMLTSYIIAVKKGYPKGDPVVKAQIPGILFHGLLSFTPAVIILGGIISGWATATESGALAAVYSFLLAFLVYREASLKQMWPVLVRTFRTVLMVFFLIAASQAFGWVMAYLHLPDLITKWFLSVSDQPWVILLMINVLLLILGAPMDMAPMILILTPVLLPVCKAIGMDPIHFGIVLIFNAGMGLLTPPVGTVLFVGCAIGKVSVDAGTRAMMPFFLAMLVVLFMLTYIPALSMWLPNMFK, from the coding sequence ATGATGCCTGATCAAACGACCGCCATCTGGATCTTATGCCTCAGCTTTGCCGTCCTCCTCATCCTGCGTTTCCCGGTCGCCCTAACTCTCGTGGCTTCGTCCATTCTCACACTTTGGTACCTTGACATCCCGCTGGTGGTCGTCGGCCAGCAAATGATCCAGGGAATAACGATTTATTCCCTGCTCGCCATCCCCTTTTTCATCCTTACCGGCCAGATCCTTGGCGAGGGCGGCTTGGCCAACAGAATCGTAAACCTGGCCAATCTCTTCGTCGGCCGCATTCGCGGTGGCCTAGCCCTGGTCAATAGCGTGGCCTGCATGTTTTTCGGCAATCTGTCCGGGTCGGCGGTGGCCGACGCTTCGGCCATCGGCTCGGTTATGATACCTTTGATGAAGAAAAAGGGCTACGCCGCCGATTATTGCGTCGGCGTGACCATTTCCTCCGCCATCCAGGGCGTTGTCGTGCCGCCCAGCCATAATCTGGTGCTGTACGCCATCGCCGCCGGCGGGGTTTCGATCAGCGGCCTTTTCCTGGCCGGCATCGTTCCCGGCATCATTCTGCTATCATCCCTTATGTTGACAAGTTATATCATCGCGGTTAAGAAGGGTTATCCCAAGGGGGACCCGGTCGTAAAAGCCCAGATTCCCGGCATCCTTTTCCACGGCCTGCTGTCTTTCACGCCGGCGGTCATCATCCTCGGCGGCATCATCAGCGGCTGGGCGACTGCGACCGAGTCGGGCGCCCTGGCGGCGGTGTATTCCTTCCTGCTGGCCTTCTTGGTGTACCGCGAGGCGTCCCTGAAGCAGATGTGGCCGGTGCTGGTCCGCACCTTCCGCACCGTGTTGATGGTGTTCTTCCTTATCGCCGCCTCGCAGGCGTTCGGCTGGGTTATGGCCTACCTGCACCTGCCCGACCTTATCACCAAGTGGTTTTTGTCGGTGTCCGACCAACCGTGGGTCATCTTGCTGATGATCAACGTCCTGCTCCTCATCCTCGGCGCGCCGATGGATATGGCGCCGATGATTCTCATCCTCACCCCCGTGCTGCTGCCGGTGTGCAAGGCGATCGGCATGGACCCGATCCATTTTGGCATCGTGCTGATCTTCAACGCCGGCATGGGCCTGTTGACGCCGCCGGTGGGCACGGTGCTGTTCGTGGGCTGCGCCATCGGCAAGGTGTCGGTCGACGCCGGCACGCGGGCGATGATGCCTTTCTTCCTGGCGATGCTGGTGGTGCTGTTTATGTTGACGTATATACCGGCGCTGTCGATGTGGCTCCCCAATATGTTTAAGTAG
- a CDS encoding TRAP transporter substrate-binding protein gives MNKRTIAILVAVLFVLTGIFAGCGGGDKKAADKPAQQQLVLKLGETHPPDYPTTLGDKKFAELVTERSKGRIKVEVYPSSQLGEEKAVIEQVQLGAIAFTRVSSGPMAEFYKPMGVFSLPYIFNNGDHMWKFLNGPDGQKMLDGLQGSKFVGLCYFDPGARSFYSTKPIKSLEDMKGLKIRVIQNKINMDLMQALGASATPMPYGQVFSSLQTGVIDGAENNFPSYLTANHYQVAKYYLVDTHQRVPEVLVMSKVVWDKLSAEDKKLIKQAAVDSVKTQRELWAKFEKEAEAKVKAAGCTVTEVKDLKPWQEAVKPMIQKYRADYGEVLDDIAKAAK, from the coding sequence ATGAACAAGAGAACCATCGCGATCCTGGTGGCCGTGCTGTTCGTCCTCACCGGCATTTTCGCCGGCTGCGGCGGCGGCGACAAGAAAGCGGCCGACAAGCCTGCCCAGCAGCAACTCGTGCTGAAACTGGGCGAGACTCATCCCCCCGACTATCCCACCACCCTCGGCGACAAGAAATTTGCCGAGCTCGTGACCGAACGCTCCAAAGGTCGCATCAAGGTAGAGGTTTATCCTTCATCCCAGCTTGGCGAGGAAAAAGCCGTCATCGAGCAGGTTCAGCTCGGCGCCATCGCTTTCACCCGCGTAAGCTCCGGCCCGATGGCCGAATTCTACAAGCCGATGGGCGTTTTCTCCCTGCCCTACATCTTTAACAACGGCGACCATATGTGGAAGTTCCTCAACGGCCCGGACGGCCAGAAGATGCTCGACGGCCTGCAGGGCTCGAAGTTCGTGGGTCTGTGCTACTTCGATCCGGGCGCCCGCAGCTTCTATTCCACCAAGCCGATCAAGTCCCTGGAGGATATGAAAGGCCTGAAGATCCGCGTTATCCAGAACAAGATCAATATGGATCTCATGCAGGCTCTCGGCGCCAGCGCCACCCCGATGCCGTACGGCCAGGTCTTCAGCTCGCTGCAGACCGGCGTTATCGACGGCGCGGAGAACAACTTCCCGAGCTACCTGACCGCCAACCACTACCAGGTGGCCAAGTACTACCTCGTCGACACCCATCAGCGGGTGCCGGAAGTGCTCGTGATGAGCAAGGTCGTCTGGGATAAGCTGTCCGCCGAGGACAAAAAGCTCATCAAGCAGGCTGCCGTCGATTCGGTGAAGACCCAGCGCGAGCTGTGGGCGAAGTTCGAGAAGGAGGCCGAAGCCAAGGTCAAGGCCGCCGGCTGCACCGTGACCGAGGTCAAGGACCTCAAGCCCTGGCAGGAAGCCGTCAAACCGATGATCCAGAAGTATCGCGCCGATTACGGCGAGGTGCTTGACGATATCGCCAAAGCTGCCAAATAA